In the genome of Cydia strobilella chromosome Z, ilCydStro3.1, whole genome shotgun sequence, one region contains:
- the LOC134754786 gene encoding uncharacterized protein LOC134754786 translates to MGISTKPRLNSEDERARELLEQTSTLVDGKWHVGLPWKDVNCVMPDSFPLAMSRLKNVEHKMSKNSAFKQRYMERFEHLFENNYAHELLDTQVTPKTWYLGHFGVDNPNKSKLRLVFDGAATTNGFSLNDYLLKGPDLLMSLFGIMLRFREHPIAISGDIKDMFLRIKIRPEDQNAFRFLYRKEPEEPVRTYVMSSLVFGACCSPFIAQFIKNKNAQRFESSYPSATEAIYKQHYMDDWIDSVPDEETAIKLIREVKMIHKQGNFEIRNFMCNSPAVLDSLPKEALGETAVKFKTGEHYDGERTLGLLWRPDDDTLGFDVSFKKIPESIINGQQRPTKRAMLRVVMSIFDVYGFLSPITIIGKLIIRDTWRLNISWDQGVPDDIYDEWCKWTNLLKSLENVRLPRYYNDAAATSPASVTHTEQLLLGGDAPGPALSLSAPAPPLQLNENNKYTNLQLHLFCDSSSIAMCAVAYWRWECNGLIHVAFIASRSRLMPNKTLSIPRAELQAAVLSARLADTITKEHKIKAERRTFWSDSSCTLHWIRNAARTYKPYIAHRLGEIDEMTLISEWRYVPTKLNIADLGTRKNYDCCILENEWLHGPTFLRRDECDWPTDVLNPEIKNTADLECVNIIQNNEIDLPVPDPTRFSSWLRLLRSTNMVLTFINKCRKHTVEKDVTMERAESLILRTSQAESFGQEVSDLKQGKHINKNSKILTLSPFLDEYGVLRAAGRIDEAADVSPAMRRPAILDGQNYTARLIVKHYHSYQELVVNNIKQKYWITKLRPTVKNVVSMCMTCRLKKCKPEIPRMGDLPSARLAHHQRPFTFCGVDLFGPMEVTIGRRREKRYGVLFTCLTVRAIHLETVASLTSDSFIMALRRMAARRGWPQQLFSDNGTNLRGADTELRRSIQELDEEKLKDGAMNHGAKWTFIPPASPHWGGAWERLIRSVKVSLKTILKERAPREETLNSLLAEVESIVNSRPLTHVSVEPNSQETLTPNHFLVGTSSNLPHMGAFDGSELFLRKQWRIAQLLADQYWKRWVREVLPDLVPRKKWQAEQRPLQVGDLVLIVDPDGPRNVWPRGLVQEVIPGRDGRVRMVRIKTRTGILTRSATRVAHLPIGDECC, encoded by the coding sequence ATGGGAATTTCTACTAAACCGCGGCTGAATAGCGAAGATGAACGCGCTCGTGAACTGCTGGAGCAAACTTCTACTCTCGTTGACGGCAAGTGGCACGTCGGCTTGCCCTGGAAGGACGTGAACTGTGTCATGCCCGACTCATTTCCCCTTGCGATGTCACGCTTAAAAAATGTCGAGCACAAGATGTCAAAGAATAGCGCATTCAAACAGAGATATATGGAACGTTTCGAACACTTATTCGAAAATAATTATGCGCACGAACTACTCGACACTCAAGTTACGCCAAAGACGTGGTACTTAGGACATTTTGGAGTAGATAATCCAAATAAGTCAAAACTCCGGCTAGTATTCGATGGCGCAGCTACCACGAACGGTTTTTCTCTAAACGACTATTTACTAAAAGGCCCCGACCTACTCATGTCTCTCTTCGGCATAATGCTCAGATTCCGCGAGCACCCTATCGCCATATCTGGGGACATAAAGGACATGTTTCTGCGAATAAAAATAAGACCCGAAGATCAGAATGCTTTCCGATTCTTATACAGAAAAGAACCCGAAGAACCCGTGAGAACGTATGTGATGTCGTCCTTAGTATTTGGAGCCTGCTGCTCGCCATTTATTGcccaatttatcaaaaacaagaATGCTCAACGCTTCGAGTCATCATATCCATCAGCGACGGAAGCTATATATAAGCAACATTATATGGATGACTGGATTGACAGCGTGCCAGATGAAGAAACAGCTATCAAGTTGATACGTGAAGTAAAAATGATCCATAAACAGGGAAACTTTGAAATACGCAACTTTATGTGCAACAGCCCAGCGGTACTCGATAGCCTACCAAAAGAAGCCCTAGGTGAGACGGCCGTAAAGTTCAAAACCGGCGAGCATTACGACGGCGAGCGAACTCTCGGCCTATTGTGGCGTCCAGATGATGATACCTTGGGGTTTGACGtatcgtttaaaaaaataccggaaAGTATTATAAATGGACAACAAAGGCCAACAAAGCGTGCTATGCTGCGCGTTGTGATGTCGATTTTCGATGTTTACGGATTTTTATCGCCTATTACTATCATAGGAAAACTGATTATTCGTGATACCTGGCGATTAAATATATCTTGGGATCAAGGTGTACCTGACGATATATACGacgaatggtgcaagtggacgAACCTACTTAAATCATTAGAAAATGTGAGACTGCCCCGGTACTATAACGACGCCGCCGCAACGAGCCCCGCCAGCGTAACGCACACCGAACAGTTGTTGCTAGGAGGCGACGCGCCCGGCCCGGCCTTATCGTTATCTGCACCTGCGCCGCCGCTGCAAttgaatgaaaataataaatatacaaaccTGCAGTTGCATCTGTTTTGCGACAGTTCATCTATAGCTATGTGCGCGGTGGCTTACTGGAGATGGGAATGCAATGGATTAATACACGTTGCATTTATAGCTAGCCGAAGTCGTTTGATGCCTAATAAAACCTTATCAATTCCTAGGGCGGAATTACAAGCTGCTGTATTATCTGCTCGCTTAGCAGATACGATAACAAAGGAACATAAGATAAAGGCCGAGCGACGAACCTTTTGGAGTGATTCAAGTTGTACTTTGCATTGGATAAGGAATGCCGCTCGTACTTATAAACCGTACATAGCGCATCGTTTAGGCGAGATTGACGAGATGACGCTCATTAGTGAATGGAGGTACGTGCCTACAAAATTAAACATAGCGGACTTGGGCACGCGAAAAAACTATGACTGCTGCATTTTGGAAAACGAATGGCTTCACGGACCTACCTTCCTCCGACGTGATGAGTGTGACTGGCCAACCGATGTACTGAAccctgaaataaaaaatacagctgATTTAGAATgtgtaaatattatacaaaataatgaaattgactTACCAGTGCCGGACCCAACAAGGTTTTCTTCGTGGTTGCGCCTACTTAGGTCTACTAATATGGTACTTACCTTTATAAACAAATGTAGAAAACATACCGTTGAGAAAGATGTTACCATGGAGAGAGCTGAAAGTTTAATTTTGAGAACTTCACAAGCTGAAAGTTTCGGACAAGAAGTAAGTGACCTGAAACAAGGAAaacacattaataaaaatagtaaaatactTACCCTGTCACCGTTCCTCGACGAATATGGAGTCTTGCGCGCGGCGGGCCGCATCGATGAGGCTGCAGATGTTTCGCCGGCAATGAGAAGACCTGCAATCTTAGATGGTCAGAATTATACGGCGCGCCTGATTGTAAAACATTACCATAGTTATCAGGAATTGgttgtaaataatataaaacaaaaatactgGATTACAAAATTAAGACCGACCGTTAAGAACGTTGTATCTATGTGCATGACCTGCCggcttaaaaaatgtaaaccAGAGATACCCAGAATGGGGGACCTACCTAGTGCTAGATTGGCTCACCATCAACGTCCCTTTACCTTCTGTGGTGTAGATCTGTTCGGTCCTATGGAGGTAACTATTGGGCGACGACGAGAAAAAAGGTATGGCGTTCTGTTTACCTGCTTAACGGTGAGAGCTATACACCTGGAGACCGTCGCATCACTTACCTCCGATTCCTTCATCATGGCCCTGCGCCGCATGGCAGCAAGACGAGGCTGGCCTCAACAATTGTTTTCGGACAATGGGACGAATCTCCGAGGTGCCGATACTGAACTTAGAAGGTCGATTCAGGAACTGGACGAGGAGAAACTCAAAGACGGAGCGATGAATCACGGGgcaaaatggacatttattcCCCCTGCTAGCCCACACTGGGGAGGTGCATGGGAGCGCTTAATACGAAGTGTGAAGGTATCCCTGAAAACCATACTAAAAGAGCGAGCTCCTAGAGAGGAGACCCTGAACTCTCTGCTCGCGGAAGTTGAAAGTATTGTTAACAGCCGACCACTAACCCATGTTTCTGTCGAGCCAAATAGTCAGGAAACGCTCACACCCAACCACTTTCTTGTGGGTACATCATCCAACCTACCACACATGGGAGCATTTGACGGTTCAGAGTTATTTCTAAGAAAACAATGGCGCATAGCTCAGCTCCTTGCTGACCAATACTGGAAGCGTTGGGTGAGAGAGGTTCTACCTGACCTGGTGCCGAGAAAGAAATGGCAAGCAGAGCAGAGGCCATTGCAAGTTGGAGACCTCGTGCTCATAGTGGACCCAGACGGGCCCCGCAATGTGTGGCCCAGAGGCCTAGTACAAGAAGTCATACCAGGAAGAGATGGGCGGGTCCGAATGGTGAGGATTAAGACCAGAACGGGAATTCTTACCAGATCTGCCACACGCGTCGCTCACCTTCCGATAGGGGATGAGTGCTGCTAG